From a region of the Tenggerimyces flavus genome:
- a CDS encoding MarR family transcriptional regulator produces MVDQTLQAGHSLEATATVVELASLSLVELTLKALSASSTLSVLQVRALLTADQHGPISLSDLANGLDISLPSASRLTGRLVEDGLLLRRTHNHDRRLIQLKPSARGRRLLERLRNARQASIQTGLADMTDADRTALATGLASFSRAVNANDPS; encoded by the coding sequence ATGGTGGACCAAACGTTGCAGGCTGGGCACAGCCTGGAAGCGACCGCGACAGTCGTCGAGCTGGCTTCGCTGTCGCTAGTCGAGCTCACCCTCAAGGCGCTCAGTGCCTCCTCGACCTTGTCGGTGTTGCAGGTCCGCGCGCTGCTTACCGCCGACCAGCACGGGCCGATCAGTCTCAGCGATCTCGCGAACGGGCTCGATATATCCCTGCCCTCAGCGAGCCGACTCACCGGCCGCCTCGTCGAGGACGGTCTCCTGCTACGGCGCACCCACAACCACGACCGCCGACTTATCCAACTCAAACCCTCAGCTCGAGGTCGACGGCTGCTAGAGCGACTACGAAACGCTCGACAGGCCAGCATCCAGACCGGTCTCGCCGACATGACCGACGCAGACAGAACCGCTCTAGCGACAGGGCTCGCCAGCTTCTCACGAGCCGTCAATGCGAACGATCCAAGCTGA
- a CDS encoding FAD-binding and (Fe-S)-binding domain-containing protein produces MSERLDRAGLEARLRQTVGGTVRFDVGALAVYSCDSSNYRQVPVGVVIPHTVDAGVAAVAVCRAFGVPVLSRGGGTSLAGQTTNNAIVIDWTKHCHRLASVDVEAATCVVEPGITLDDLNTAQAGVGLMFGPRPSTHQSCTIGGMVGNNSCGATAQAYGKTVDNVRRLEVLTYDGERMWVGPTSDAEYQAIAAGGGRRADIYSALRELRDRYLGDIRTGYPSIPRRVSGYNLDSLLPEAGFNLAKALVGSEGTLVTVLHAELALENVPVHKTMVVLGYSDIVTAGRAVPRILPHRPWQFEGMDDVLIHLEQAETLASTAIHRLPAGQAWLMVQFAGDSPDEARTAARHLIDDVCGDDPPTGPGAPGDPMPTVEYIDNPAREAELIEVREAGLGATAHPSAKHATWEGWEDSAVAPDDLGDYLRDLRALLDEFGFDDSETALYGHFGQGCVHTRIPFELRTADGIAHYRRFVERAADLVVGYGGSLSGEHGDGQSRGELLTKMFGRRLVRAFGELKAIFDPGNMMNPGKVVDPNPLDSHLRLGTEFAPLPLSTHFAYPKDDGQFAKAAMRCVGVGKCRQSGADPSDEVMCPSYMVTRDEDHSPRGRSRLLFEMVRGEVIPGGWRSAEVRDALDLCLACKGCKVDCPVNVDVATYKAEFLSHHYAGRLRPAAHYSMGWLPLWSRLANAAPGLPRVVNALTRAPGLAGVIKRIGGIDQRRDVPRFAPQPFTTWWRARNRPSGQTYASRGPVVLWPDTFSNYFHTSIARSAVAVLEDAGFEVLVPPMPVCCGLTWISTGQLKTARKVLLRTIRALRNVIRAGIPMVGLEPSCLAVFRADASELVPGNDDIRRLSKQSFTLAELLRSRAADWVPPHIAATALVQTHRHEHAVLDPSAEVDLLKRVGVDAERLPSGCCGLAGNFGFERGHYEVSMAAGERVLLPRVRSAPADTVVLADGFSCRTQIDQGGTGRYAVHLAELLATALTRSTSPQYEGLGD; encoded by the coding sequence GTGTCGGAGCGGCTTGACCGTGCAGGGCTGGAGGCGAGACTTCGCCAGACGGTCGGCGGCACTGTCCGTTTCGACGTGGGGGCGTTGGCTGTCTATTCGTGTGACTCGTCGAACTACCGGCAGGTGCCAGTCGGGGTGGTGATCCCGCACACGGTGGATGCCGGTGTCGCCGCTGTGGCGGTGTGCCGGGCGTTCGGTGTGCCGGTTTTGTCCCGCGGTGGGGGAACAAGTCTCGCTGGCCAGACGACGAACAACGCGATCGTGATCGACTGGACAAAGCACTGCCACCGTCTAGCGTCGGTCGACGTGGAGGCAGCGACGTGCGTGGTCGAACCGGGCATCACTCTGGACGACCTGAACACGGCCCAGGCCGGCGTCGGGTTGATGTTCGGGCCACGTCCGTCGACCCACCAAAGCTGCACGATCGGGGGGATGGTCGGCAACAACTCGTGTGGGGCGACGGCTCAGGCCTATGGCAAGACGGTGGACAACGTCCGGCGGCTTGAGGTGCTGACCTACGACGGAGAGCGCATGTGGGTCGGACCGACCAGCGACGCCGAGTACCAGGCCATTGCCGCGGGCGGCGGGCGCCGCGCCGACATCTACAGCGCGTTGCGTGAACTCCGGGACCGGTATCTGGGTGACATCCGCACCGGGTATCCGTCCATTCCGCGGCGGGTGTCGGGCTACAACCTGGACTCGCTCCTACCAGAGGCCGGGTTCAATCTCGCAAAGGCGCTGGTCGGCAGCGAGGGAACGCTGGTGACGGTGTTGCACGCCGAGCTAGCGTTGGAGAACGTGCCGGTGCACAAGACGATGGTGGTGCTCGGCTACAGCGACATCGTGACCGCCGGACGTGCAGTGCCGCGGATCCTGCCACATCGGCCGTGGCAGTTCGAGGGCATGGACGACGTCCTAATCCACCTCGAGCAGGCGGAGACCCTGGCCAGCACTGCCATCCACCGCCTGCCCGCAGGCCAGGCATGGCTGATGGTGCAGTTCGCTGGTGATTCACCGGACGAGGCCAGGACCGCGGCGCGTCACCTGATCGACGACGTGTGCGGGGACGACCCGCCGACCGGGCCCGGGGCCCCCGGAGACCCGATGCCGACCGTGGAGTACATCGACAACCCGGCGCGTGAGGCGGAGCTGATCGAGGTCCGCGAGGCAGGGCTCGGCGCCACTGCTCATCCCAGCGCGAAGCACGCGACGTGGGAGGGGTGGGAGGACTCCGCCGTCGCGCCGGATGACTTGGGCGACTACCTTCGCGACCTGCGCGCGTTGCTTGACGAGTTCGGATTCGACGATTCCGAGACCGCTCTGTACGGGCATTTCGGGCAGGGTTGCGTGCACACCCGGATCCCGTTCGAGCTGCGCACCGCGGACGGCATCGCCCACTACCGAAGGTTCGTCGAACGCGCTGCCGACCTAGTCGTCGGCTACGGTGGCTCGCTGTCCGGCGAGCATGGCGACGGCCAGTCGCGGGGCGAACTGCTGACGAAGATGTTCGGCCGCAGGCTGGTCCGGGCGTTCGGTGAACTGAAGGCGATCTTCGACCCGGGCAACATGATGAACCCGGGCAAGGTCGTCGACCCGAACCCGCTGGACTCCCACCTGCGACTGGGCACGGAGTTCGCGCCGCTGCCGCTGTCGACGCACTTCGCCTACCCGAAGGACGACGGCCAGTTCGCTAAGGCGGCCATGCGATGTGTCGGCGTCGGCAAATGTCGCCAGTCCGGGGCAGATCCCTCAGATGAGGTGATGTGCCCCTCCTACATGGTCACCCGCGACGAAGACCACTCCCCCCGCGGGCGGTCCCGGCTGCTGTTCGAGATGGTACGCGGCGAGGTCATCCCAGGCGGCTGGCGGTCGGCAGAGGTGCGCGATGCGCTCGACTTGTGCCTTGCCTGCAAGGGATGCAAGGTCGACTGCCCGGTCAACGTCGATGTGGCCACCTATAAGGCGGAGTTCCTGTCCCATCACTACGCGGGGCGGTTGCGACCCGCGGCGCACTACTCGATGGGTTGGCTACCGCTGTGGTCGAGGCTTGCGAACGCCGCGCCAGGCCTGCCGCGAGTAGTGAACGCTCTCACCCGGGCGCCCGGCCTGGCCGGCGTGATCAAACGCATTGGTGGTATCGACCAACGCCGAGACGTGCCGCGGTTCGCCCCGCAGCCGTTCACCACGTGGTGGCGAGCCCGGAACCGCCCGTCTGGGCAGACCTACGCGTCGCGCGGACCGGTGGTGCTGTGGCCGGATACGTTCTCCAACTACTTCCACACCTCGATTGCACGCAGTGCGGTAGCCGTCCTCGAGGACGCCGGATTCGAGGTGCTGGTACCGCCCATGCCCGTGTGCTGCGGCCTCACCTGGATCTCTACCGGTCAGCTGAAAACCGCGCGCAAGGTATTGCTCCGGACCATCCGCGCGCTGCGTAATGTGATCCGTGCCGGCATCCCGATGGTCGGGCTGGAACCGTCGTGCCTAGCGGTGTTCCGGGCCGACGCATCCGAGCTAGTCCCCGGTAATGACGACATCCGTCGACTGTCGAAGCAGTCGTTCACGCTCGCTGAACTGCTGCGATCGCGGGCGGCGGACTGGGTTCCGCCGCATATCGCTGCGACCGCGCTGGTGCAGACCCACCGCCATGAGCACGCCGTTCTCGACCCTTCCGCCGAGGTCGACCTGCTGAAGCGGGTCGGAGTCGACGCCGAACGACTGCCATCTGGCTGCTGTGGCCTGGCGGGCAACTTCGGCTTCGAACGCGGCCATTACGAGGTATCCATGGCCGCGGGAGAGCGCGTACTGCTGCCGCGTGTTCGGTCCGCACCGGCCGACACCGTCGTGCTCGCGGACGGGTTCAGCTGCCGCACCCAGATCGACCAAGGCGGGACCGGCCGATACGCCGTCCATCTGGCCGAACTCCTCGCCACCGCGCTCACGAGGAGCACCAGTCCCCAGTACGAGGGACTCGGAGACTGA